CACACGGAAGGGGAAGAGGTTGTGTGAATATTAAGGGTCAGGGGTTTGCGGCTCAGCCGGTCGTCTGGCAGGCAGCGCAGCTAGTCCGGCAGGCAGGCAGCGCAGCTAGTCCGGCAGGCAGGCAGCGCAGCCAGTCTGGCAAGCAGGCAGGCAGGCAGGCAGGCAAGCAGGCAGGCACAGTTGCATGCGGCATGGCAGTGCACGGCAAGAACATTGCACGGCACTGCATTTCTTGGGGAAGGACGGAACGGGAGCGGATGACAGGGCAGGTACCCGCACGGCGCGGAGCGGGACGTCCCGCCAACCGCGTGCTGACGCCCGGGAAAATTACAGCCGCGGCCTTGGCCGTCATCCGCGCCAAGGGCTATGACGGGCTGACAATGTCTGCCCTGGCCCGGCGCCTGAGTGTGGCTCCCTCGGCCCTGTACAACCATGTGGAATCCAAGGCTGAAGTCCTGCAGTGGATCCAGGACTACGTAATGTCGGGGGTGGACACATCCTGCTTCAGCGAGCTTCCCTGGGAGGAGGCGGTCCGGACCTGGGCACGTTCCTACCGCGATGTGTTCGCCCGGCACACACCGCTGATTCCGGTGATCGCCGTCCTGCAGGTCCGCGGCGCGCCCCGGACCCTGTCAATGTACGAAGTCGTCACCGAGGGTTTCCTCCGTGCGGGCTGGCCGCAGGAACACATCGTGCCCGCCATTGTGGCACTTGAGTCCTTTATCTACGGCTCGGCGTACGACGCCGTGGCGCCGCAGGACATCTTCGACACCGGTGCCCTCGCTCCGGACAGTCCGCTGTTCACGTCCGCGGTGCAGGAGCAGTTGGGCCGGAAAGAAGGCCGTGCCGCCGATACGGCGTTCGACGCCGGGCTGGATGCCCTGGTGACAGGGCTCAGCCGGCAGGCCGGTGTGGCCTGCCGGCAAGACCGCTAAAGGGTCAACCTTGCGCGCGGACCGCTGCCTCCAGTACATCGAGGCCGTCAAGCAGCAGTTCGTCGCCGATGGTCAGCGGCGGCAGCAACCGGATGACGTTGCCGTAGGTACCGCAGGTCAGCACAATGACGCCCTCGCGCAGGCAGGC
This Arthrobacter sp. zg-Y20 DNA region includes the following protein-coding sequences:
- a CDS encoding TetR/AcrR family transcriptional regulator C-terminal domain-containing protein, which translates into the protein MTGQVPARRGAGRPANRVLTPGKITAAALAVIRAKGYDGLTMSALARRLSVAPSALYNHVESKAEVLQWIQDYVMSGVDTSCFSELPWEEAVRTWARSYRDVFARHTPLIPVIAVLQVRGAPRTLSMYEVVTEGFLRAGWPQEHIVPAIVALESFIYGSAYDAVAPQDIFDTGALAPDSPLFTSAVQEQLGRKEGRAADTAFDAGLDALVTGLSRQAGVACRQDR